Proteins encoded within one genomic window of uncultured Desulfobacter sp.:
- a CDS encoding reverse transcriptase domain-containing protein, with protein MKSKMRQLDLFVDQRSLFEKLCDEANLYAGFAAVKKNGGAPGIDGVTIEGFKDRVEEELAQLKKDLESWSYKPNPVRRVEIPKPGNAGVRLLGVPCVRDRVVHATLKLLLEPIIDPTFSDHSYGFRPGYSPQKAVAAAKQIVDRGKEYVVDLDLSKFLEPSSYCTSFHES; from the coding sequence ATGAAAAGCAAAATGAGGCAACTTGACCTATTTGTTGATCAGAGAAGTCTCTTTGAGAAGCTCTGCGATGAGGCTAACCTGTACGCAGGCTTTGCAGCGGTGAAGAAGAACGGTGGGGCGCCTGGAATAGACGGTGTCACCATCGAGGGATTTAAGGACCGTGTTGAAGAAGAGCTGGCCCAGCTCAAGAAGGATCTCGAAAGCTGGAGCTATAAACCAAATCCGGTTCGACGGGTAGAGATACCTAAACCTGGCAATGCGGGCGTGCGTTTGCTTGGAGTACCTTGCGTACGTGACAGAGTGGTGCACGCCACATTAAAGCTTCTACTGGAACCTATAATTGATCCTACCTTTTCTGACCACAGCTATGGCTTTCGTCCCGGATACAGCCCGCAGAAGGCAGTGGCGGCAGCCAAACAGATAGTGGACAGAGGGAAAGAATATGTTGTAGACCTTGATCTTTCAAAATTTTTGGAGCCATCGTCATACTGCACATCCTTTCATGAAAGTTAA
- a CDS encoding Crp/Fnr family transcriptional regulator has protein sequence MRSSSFENDNFLKQIPLFSGLTESEIQKIESVSCEKIFLKDTVIINEGDETNSLYIILKGRANALSMDPGGRQIILNVFRPGDYFGEMSFIDAKPRSAAVITKEKSKFVVIKREAFLQIVSENPELMLNMMKGLVGKIRVATRQIEDLAFKDVYGRIARLLTELKNGDGVVTEKLTNTEIAFRVGASREMVSRIVSELKNGGYIDKKRGAIQLKKSLPYQF, from the coding sequence ATGCGATCATCATCCTTTGAAAACGATAATTTTCTGAAACAGATCCCTTTATTTTCCGGGCTTACGGAAAGTGAAATTCAGAAAATAGAATCGGTCTCCTGCGAAAAAATTTTTCTCAAAGACACTGTCATTATAAATGAAGGGGATGAAACAAACAGCCTGTATATCATTTTAAAGGGGCGGGCAAATGCATTGAGTATGGATCCAGGCGGCAGGCAGATTATCTTGAACGTGTTCAGGCCGGGGGACTATTTTGGGGAAATGAGCTTTATTGATGCCAAACCCCGCAGCGCCGCAGTGATCACAAAGGAAAAATCCAAATTTGTTGTAATAAAAAGAGAGGCGTTCCTGCAGATTGTCTCTGAAAATCCGGAACTTATGCTGAATATGATGAAAGGGTTGGTCGGGAAAATCCGGGTGGCCACACGGCAGATAGAAGATTTGGCTTTCAAGGATGTTTATGGAAGAATCGCCAGATTGCTCACTGAATTGAAAAATGGCGACGGTGTGGTTACCGAAAAATTGACCAATACGGAAATTGCCTTCCGGGTGGGGGCCTCCAGGGAAATGGTCAGCAGGATTGTTTCGGAGTTAAAAAACGGGGGATATATCGACAAAAAAAGAGGCGCGATTCAATTGAAAAAATCCCTTCCTTATCAATTTTAA
- a CDS encoding C25 family cysteine peptidase: MNRSKRIIQNQFYAFSLFAILFFGIIVTEAMGAEKLDYAFETPKIMESKTNMPSGTDLTKFSGLPFSSVIQRGTIPYAAKEGLPILPVKTAKILIPPGHRVSNISVSPGEKRQMEGNYNVEYMKRPQITTDKSSNTTPPDSEIYRSAKEFPGVLYKKVGIQHKQGATVLLINLFPVQYVPAKGILLYYENLNVSVETTMDKSENRSTENENQITDLASVINFVDNPQTIELYPDIQLNENGFYQIDQGFFLKRYPYIIITNKALSASFKPLISHKQNRGISAKIFFLSDIYSHYSGTRPDGGTDNQTKIRNFIRGARLLWGTRYVLLGGDDEIIPHRGAYGRVNTTNGVVSDTDIPTDLYYACLDGTWDNDADGIYGESNDGYGGGEIDLYSDVYVGRAPVNTEDEADNFVNKTIQFETSRFTEKALMTGTQLNEVTWGGDHKDLITPILPPTWTVDTLYDKEGTCNTGSVVNFLDSNEYIIMNSAGHGSNSNFSHIDRGDVDGLTNTVYPLIYTWACYTASFDNRRSYGSYETDDAVAEHFVKNPNGAFAFIGNSRYGWYSPGSTGGTSQQFDETFFDTLFNDNIINLGKTLADSKEDLIGSVGATGSYRWVYFCLNLLGDPETPFSTDPVCYPDLNAPKLSLKGTQTIPLHGNIYKFFKLNVTNWSSFPNDLFTPSPWLPPCGSNPNASRTWIKIYDQDDRQLYGFCAFNSNDDLTKIWFSVRNGNPTPKSVYVVLEDRECDIKYTSNKILIPRFIELPHDFEIQPKRELLKKEFTLSVK; encoded by the coding sequence ATGAACCGTTCAAAAAGAATAATACAAAACCAATTTTATGCATTCAGTTTATTCGCAATCCTATTTTTTGGGATAATCGTTACCGAAGCTATGGGTGCGGAAAAATTAGATTACGCATTTGAAACGCCTAAAATTATGGAATCAAAAACCAATATGCCATCGGGCACAGATTTAACCAAATTTTCCGGACTGCCGTTTTCGTCTGTAATCCAAAGGGGCACGATACCCTATGCAGCAAAAGAAGGATTGCCGATTCTTCCGGTAAAAACTGCAAAAATATTGATACCACCGGGGCATCGGGTTAGCAATATTTCCGTTTCGCCCGGAGAAAAACGGCAAATGGAGGGCAACTACAATGTTGAATACATGAAGCGTCCTCAAATAACCACGGACAAGTCATCAAACACAACACCTCCTGACAGTGAAATCTATAGATCTGCCAAAGAATTTCCCGGGGTGCTGTACAAAAAGGTAGGCATTCAGCACAAGCAAGGGGCAACCGTCCTGTTAATCAATCTTTTCCCTGTCCAATACGTTCCGGCAAAGGGCATTCTTCTGTATTACGAAAACCTGAACGTATCCGTTGAGACGACAATGGATAAAAGTGAAAATAGGTCCACAGAAAATGAAAACCAAATTACGGATCTTGCATCGGTCATCAATTTTGTTGATAACCCGCAGACCATCGAATTGTATCCGGACATACAGCTGAATGAGAACGGATTTTACCAGATTGACCAAGGCTTTTTCTTAAAGCGATACCCCTATATCATTATCACGAATAAGGCGCTTTCCGCCTCTTTTAAGCCGCTTATCTCCCACAAACAAAATCGCGGCATTTCGGCAAAAATTTTCTTTTTAAGTGATATCTATTCACATTACAGTGGTACCCGGCCGGACGGCGGAACGGACAACCAGACCAAAATCCGGAATTTCATCAGGGGCGCTCGCCTGCTCTGGGGGACCAGATACGTACTGCTCGGAGGTGACGATGAAATCATTCCCCACAGGGGAGCCTATGGCAGGGTCAATACTACCAATGGTGTGGTATCCGACACCGATATTCCTACGGATCTCTACTATGCATGTCTTGACGGCACCTGGGACAATGATGCGGACGGAATATACGGGGAATCCAATGACGGTTACGGTGGTGGCGAGATTGATCTATACAGTGACGTATACGTGGGACGAGCACCGGTCAACACGGAAGACGAGGCAGATAATTTTGTAAATAAAACCATACAATTTGAAACCAGCCGTTTTACAGAAAAAGCCCTTATGACCGGAACCCAATTGAATGAAGTAACGTGGGGCGGTGATCACAAGGACTTGATTACCCCCATTTTGCCGCCGACTTGGACCGTTGATACTCTTTATGACAAAGAAGGGACCTGCAATACCGGATCTGTTGTAAACTTCTTAGACAGTAACGAATATATCATTATGAACAGCGCCGGCCATGGTAGCAACAGCAACTTTTCACATATCGACCGCGGGGATGTGGACGGACTGACCAACACCGTATATCCGCTCATTTACACCTGGGCGTGTTATACCGCTTCTTTTGACAACCGGCGTTCCTATGGATCTTACGAAACGGATGATGCCGTTGCCGAACATTTTGTAAAGAACCCGAACGGCGCCTTCGCGTTTATTGGAAATTCCCGCTATGGTTGGTATTCTCCGGGAAGCACCGGGGGCACATCCCAGCAATTTGATGAAACATTTTTTGATACCCTTTTCAATGACAACATTATCAATCTGGGTAAAACCCTGGCCGATTCAAAGGAAGATCTTATCGGTTCAGTTGGAGCAACCGGTTCATATCGCTGGGTATATTTCTGTTTGAATCTCCTTGGTGATCCCGAAACGCCATTCAGCACGGACCCTGTCTGTTACCCCGATTTGAACGCACCTAAACTTTCACTCAAGGGAACGCAAACCATACCTCTCCACGGAAATATTTACAAATTCTTTAAACTAAACGTCACCAACTGGAGTTCTTTTCCAAACGACCTTTTCACTCCATCCCCCTGGCTTCCGCCCTGCGGATCAAATCCCAATGCCTCACGGACATGGATCAAAATATATGATCAGGATGACAGGCAGCTATATGGTTTTTGTGCTTTTAATTCAAATGACGATTTAACAAAAATCTGGTTTTCCGTTAGAAATGGTAATCCCACACCCAAATCGGTTTATGTCGTGCTTGAGGACAGGGAATGTGATATCAAATATACGTCAAACAAAATTCTTATCCCCCGGTTCATTGAGCTACCCCATGATTTTGAAATCCAGCCCAAGAGGGAACTATTGAAAAAAGAGTTCACTCTGTCTGTGAAATGA
- the bioB gene encoding biotin synthase BioB, with protein MKYPIESYIDIAKNIIDGQRLENTVYHHLALTEDKDVFELMAGADLIRDTFFKREIQLCSICNGKSGMCSEDCRFCAQSKFHASDIEIYPLMPKAELQKGAYELMDTHVHRYSIVTTGKGLPDNEVRQVGDALGELSSKKLSYCVSLGILNDAQMDYLKACGVGRYHHNLETCRSHFDSVCTSHTYDDRINTIKRAKRAGLSVCSGGIFGVDESMAQVLELAFELKALKVDAVPINFLTPMPGTCFEGKNNLTPIKCLKIISIMRYVLPDTDIIICGGRILNLKKLHSLVFQAGANGIMTGNYLTTTGNQLQEDLNMIHQLGFEPIS; from the coding sequence ATGAAATATCCCATTGAATCATATATCGATATTGCAAAAAACATTATTGATGGCCAACGGCTTGAAAATACTGTGTATCATCATCTGGCATTGACTGAGGATAAAGATGTGTTCGAGCTGATGGCAGGCGCGGATCTCATCCGGGACACCTTTTTTAAGCGTGAAATCCAGTTGTGCTCAATTTGCAACGGAAAATCCGGCATGTGCAGTGAGGATTGCAGATTTTGCGCTCAATCTAAATTTCATGCCTCGGATATTGAAATCTATCCCCTGATGCCCAAAGCTGAACTTCAAAAAGGCGCATATGAACTAATGGATACACATGTCCATCGCTATTCAATTGTGACCACCGGCAAAGGACTGCCTGACAATGAGGTGCGCCAGGTGGGAGATGCCCTGGGAGAACTTTCGTCAAAGAAACTGTCCTATTGTGTGTCTTTGGGGATTTTGAATGATGCCCAGATGGATTACTTGAAAGCCTGCGGTGTTGGCCGGTATCATCACAACCTTGAAACGTGCCGAAGCCATTTTGATTCGGTTTGCACTTCCCACACCTATGATGACCGGATTAACACGATTAAGCGCGCAAAGAGAGCCGGCTTGTCTGTTTGTTCCGGCGGGATCTTCGGTGTAGATGAAAGTATGGCCCAGGTTCTCGAATTGGCCTTTGAGTTAAAGGCGCTTAAGGTGGATGCTGTTCCAATCAATTTTTTAACCCCCATGCCGGGAACTTGTTTTGAAGGCAAAAATAATCTGACACCAATAAAATGTCTGAAAATAATATCGATCATGCGATATGTGCTGCCGGATACAGACATAATTATTTGCGGTGGACGCATTTTAAATTTAAAAAAGCTTCATTCTCTTGTTTTTCAGGCCGGTGCAAACGGCATAATGACAGGCAATTATTTGACGACAACAGGCAATCAACTTCAAGAAGACCTTAACATGATCCATCAACTGGGGTTTGAGCCAATAAGTTAA
- a CDS encoding sodium:solute symporter family protein, with product MLFLILYVLVLLGFGLFEFKKIKNFDDFIVSGRSQSTGAIAYSILATCIGASATLGVVSTARDIGFPAFWWLGAGAVGLLLQSLFLSRKVRQVGAYTLPDLTEKLMGKDARFLTSIIVVIAWTGIIAAQFVAGAKLMSAFGSIDPNVSILVTALVIIAYSAMGGQSSVMKTDKVQFFLLGSTLLFTLVSLYTGQPVPLEAIRFDLINEGFTFENLVYYLVVVGGSYFVCPLLFSRILTARDARTAGRASFLSALGLVVMSLVITLIGIWASFHIDPSHGKDVLGYIIAEKLPPAMGIALLIGLVSAIISSADTCLFAVASIVEYDILKQERVRTTRVVVIIVGLVSALLAMKNPDIISLLIQAYAVFTAGVVPPVAVALIMWKKKTIHPYYRRLAFIIGGICGLASNLMGIDMLAVGGMVISTALSIAGLYVNQNEFLIFLSKK from the coding sequence ATGTTGTTTCTCATTTTATATGTTCTGGTACTTCTGGGCTTTGGCCTGTTTGAGTTTAAAAAGATAAAAAATTTTGATGATTTCATCGTATCGGGCAGAAGCCAAAGTACCGGGGCCATTGCATACTCGATCCTTGCCACCTGTATCGGGGCTTCTGCCACCCTGGGCGTTGTCTCTACGGCCCGGGATATCGGATTCCCCGCTTTTTGGTGGCTTGGGGCTGGCGCTGTCGGCCTTTTGCTTCAGTCTCTTTTTTTATCCCGGAAGGTCAGGCAGGTCGGGGCCTATACCTTGCCGGATCTGACTGAAAAACTGATGGGCAAGGATGCCAGATTTCTGACGTCCATTATTGTGGTGATTGCCTGGACCGGTATTATTGCCGCACAATTTGTTGCCGGGGCAAAACTTATGTCTGCCTTTGGGAGTATTGATCCTAACGTTTCCATCCTGGTGACGGCCCTGGTTATTATCGCTTATTCGGCCATGGGCGGGCAGTCCTCGGTGATGAAAACCGACAAGGTACAATTTTTCCTTTTAGGTAGCACTCTGCTTTTCACCTTGGTCTCTCTTTATACCGGGCAGCCTGTGCCGCTGGAGGCGATCCGGTTCGATTTGATCAATGAGGGGTTTACCTTCGAAAATCTGGTGTACTATCTGGTTGTCGTCGGCGGCAGTTATTTTGTATGCCCCTTGCTTTTTTCGCGTATTCTTACGGCCCGGGATGCCCGGACCGCCGGGCGAGCTTCGTTTCTGTCGGCATTGGGCCTTGTTGTTATGAGTCTTGTCATTACGCTGATCGGTATTTGGGCCTCTTTTCACATTGACCCGTCCCATGGAAAAGATGTCCTTGGCTATATCATTGCGGAAAAATTGCCGCCTGCAATGGGAATCGCTTTATTGATCGGCCTTGTCTCGGCCATCATCTCTTCGGCTGACACCTGCCTTTTTGCTGTTGCAAGCATTGTTGAGTATGACATCCTGAAGCAGGAGCGGGTCCGGACCACCAGGGTAGTGGTGATCATAGTGGGCCTTGTCTCTGCGCTGCTTGCAATGAAAAATCCCGATATTATTTCCCTGCTCATCCAGGCATATGCGGTGTTTACAGCCGGTGTTGTTCCGCCGGTGGCTGTTGCCCTGATCATGTGGAAGAAAAAGACCATTCATCCATATTATAGACGTTTGGCCTTCATCATCGGCGGAATTTGCGGACTTGCTTCCAACCTCATGGGCATCGATATGCTTGCCGTGGGAGGAATGGTAATTTCCACAGCGCTCTCCATTGCCGGACTCTATGTTAACCAAAATGAATTTTTAATATTCCTATCAAAAAAATGA